The Dysidea avara chromosome 13, odDysAvar1.4, whole genome shotgun sequence genome includes a region encoding these proteins:
- the LOC136242325 gene encoding kazrin-A-like isoform X2 produces MKQWLNQIDLQEYSENLTGTGVHGALVVLEQISFTSDSLAGMLNIPTSVPLVHKHLATELALLLSGRVEESISMAKTPRANTVGSSFTSSSQPLTHHDNTSVPALDLGDREAKTRWSFREPSGSVSSSGTSASKLPPSSEPSSSSIKHSGGSFTSSSNGSGSLRVSAEHHTGTGTTV; encoded by the exons ATGAAACAATGGCTAAACCAGATTGACTTACAG GAGTATTCTGAGAATTTGACAGGCACTGGGGTACATGGAGCTCTGGTAGTATTAGAACAAATCAGTTTCACATCAGACAGTCTTGCTGGTATGCTAAATATTCCAACTAGTGTTCCTCTTGTTCATAAACATCTAGCTACTGAACTAGCTCTTCTACTGAGTGGAAGGGTAGAAGAaag CATCAGTATGGCGAAGACACCAAGAGCTAACACAGTTGGTTCATCATTTACCAGTAGTAGTCAGCCATTAACACATCATGACAACACTAGTGTACCTGCTTTGGATTTGGGTGATAGAGAGGCCAAGACAAGATGGAGTTTTAGG GAGCCATCAGGATCAGTCAGTAGCAGTGGAACTTCAGCCAGTAAACTACCACCATCCTCAGAACCATCATCATCTTCCATCAAACATAGTGGTGGCTCCTTTACTTCTTCTTCTAATGGCAGTGGATCATTGAGAGTGTCTGCAGAACATCACACTGGGACTGGAACTACTGTGTAA